The Cheilinus undulatus linkage group 2, ASM1832078v1, whole genome shotgun sequence genome has a window encoding:
- the taok1a gene encoding serine/threonine-protein kinase TAO1 translates to MIMRSICNVLILQARDVRTNEVVAIKKMSYSGKQSSEKWQDIIKEVKFLQRIQHPNSIEYKGCYLREHTAWLVMEYCLGSASDLLEVHKKPLQEVEIAAITHGALQGLAYLHSHNMIHRDIKAGNILLTEPGQVKLADFGSASIACPANSFVGTPYWMAPEVILAMDEGQYDGKVDIWSLGITCIELAERKPPLFNMNAMSALYHIAQNESPMLQSSEWTDYFRNFVDSCLQKIPQDRPNSEELLKHAFVQRERPESVLIDLISRTKDAVRELDNLQYRKMKKILFQEAHNGPTTEAQDEEEEPEHSVSRTGTVNSVGSNQSIPSMSISASSQSSSVNSLTDAGDDKSEVDMEGDHTVMSNSSVIHLKPEEQQTYNEESEPNTRQTEPQSQPAQTPRPKRNREHFATIRTASVLTRQIKEHEQDSELREQILGYKRMRRQHQKQLMALENKLKAEMDEHRLRLDKELENQRNSFAQEMEKLIKKHQASMEKDAKTFSNDEKKFQQHIQSQQKKELNSFLESQKREYKLRKEQLKEELNENQSTPKKEKQEWLAKQKENFQHFQAEEEANLQRRQRQYLDLECRRFKRRILIARHNIEQDLVREELSKRQTQKDLEHAMLLRHHESMQELEFRQLNTIQKTRAELIRLQHQTELTNQQEYNKRRERELRRKHVMEVRQQPKSLKSKELQIKKQFQDTCKIQTRQYKALRNHLLETTPKSEHKAVLKRLKQEQHRKLAILAEQYDHSINEMLSTQALRLDETQEAQCQGLRMQLQQELELLNAYQSKIKMQTDAQHDRERKDLEQRVSLRRALLEQKIEEEMMSLQNECMERIRSLLERQAREVEAFDSESMRLGFSNMVLSAVSPEGLSNSFPGAPGNWSHHQQQHPPGGSQGPHWGSGGSGAGSSHQGSHHHYHSSPGGAPMQQGWGQGMQGGGAPSPWGHPSAAALMSRSSGGVQNSPQAMGRTPSGGRSEQSMSRSTSVTSQISNGSHLSYT, encoded by the exons ATGATTATGAGATCAATATGCAATGTGCTCATTCTCCAGGCACGGGATGTGCGGACAAATGAGGTGGTGGCCATCAAGAAGATGTCTTATAGTGGAAAGCAGTCCAGTGAG AAATGGCAAGACATAATCAAGGAGGTGAAATTCCTGCAGCGAATACAACACCCCAACAGCATTGAGTACAAAGGATGTTACCTGCGAGAGCACACAGCCTGG CTCGTAATGGAGTACTGTCTTGGCTCAGCCTCAGATTTGTTAGAAG TTCACAAGAAACCCCTGCAAGAAGTTGAAATAGCTGCAATTACCCACGGTGCTCTTCAAGGTTTGGCTTATCTTCACTCCCACAACATGATTCACCG AGATATCAAAGCAGGAAACATCTTGCTGACGGAGCCTGGGCAGGTGAAACTGGCAGATTTTGGTTCTGCCTCTATTGCCTGTCCCGCCAACTCCTTTGTTGGGACTCCATATTG gatGGCCCCAGAAGTTATTTTAGCCATGGATGAGGGACAGTATGATGGAAAGGTGGACATTTGGTCATTGGGGATAACTTGCATTGAATTAG CTGAGAGGAAACCTCCACTGTTCAACATGAATGCAATGAGTGCCTTATACCATATAGCACAGAATGAAAGCCCCATGCTGCAGTCTAGTGAATG GACGGATTATTTCCGAAACTTTGTAGACTCTTGCCTTCAGAAAATTCCCCAGGATAGACCGAACTCTGAAGAGCTCTTAAAg CATGCATTTGTCCAACGTGAGCGACCAGAATCAGTTCTTATAGACCTCATAAGTCGGACCAAGGATGCAGTACGAGAGCTGGACAATCTGCAGTATcgtaaaatgaagaaaatattgTTTCAGGAAGCCCACAATGGCCCAACAACAGAGGCACAAGATGAGGAGGAG GAGCCAGAGCACAGTGTGAGCAGGACGGGTACAGTGAACAGCGTGGGGAGCAACCAGTCCATTCCCAGCATGTCGATCAGTGCCAGTTCGCAAAGCAGTTCAGTAAACAGCCTGACAGATGCAGGAGATGACAAGAGTGAGGTAGACATGGAGGGAGATCACACAGTCATGTCCAATAGCTCTGTGATTCATCTGAAACCA GAGGAACAGCAGACATATAACGAAGAGTCAGAACCTAACACCAGGCAAACCGAGCCACAGTCTCAACCTGCACAAACTCCAAGGCCAAAACGGAACCGCGAGCACTTTGCTACTATTCGTACAGCCTCAGTG CTCACTCGGCAGATTAAGGAGCATGAGCAGGATTCTGAGTTGAGAGAGCAGATATTAGGCTACAAGCGTATGAGGCGGCAGCACCAGAAACAGCTGATGGCTCTGgaaaacaagctgaaggctgaGATGGATGAGCACAGACTCCGTTTGGACAAGGAGCTGGAGAACCAGAGGAATAGCTTTGCCCAGGAGATGGAGAAACTGATAAAGAAGCACCAGGCGTCCATGGAGAAAGAT gcAAAAACTTTTAGTAATGATGAAAAGAAGTTCCAACAACATATTCAGAGTCAGCAAAAGAAAGAGCTTAACAGCTTCCTAGAGTCTCAAAAAAGAGAGTACAAGCTTCGCAAGGAGCAACTCAAAGAG GAGTTGAATGAAAACCAGTCAACACCCAAGAAAGAGAAGCAGGAGTGGTTGGCAAAGCAAAAGGAGAACTTCCAACACTTCCAAGCAGAGGAAGAGGCCAACTTACAGCGCAGACAGAGGCAGTATCTGGACCTAGAGTGCCGCAGGTTCAAACGGAGGATCCTGATTGCTCGCCATAACATTGAGCAGGACTTAGTGCGTGAG GAATTAAGTAAGCGTCAGACCCAGAAGGACTTGGAACATGCCATGCTACTCCGGCACCACGAATCCATGCAGGAGCTGGAGTTCCGCCAGCTCAACACCATCCAAAAGACGAGGGCTGAGCTGATCCGCCTGCAGCACCAGACTGAGCTCACCAACCAACAGGAGTACAacaagaggagggagagggaacTTCGGCGTAAGCACGTAATGGAGGTTCGCCAGCAACCCAAGAGCCTCAAG TCCAAAGAGCTACAGATCAAGAAACAGTTCCAGGACACATGTAAAATCCAGACCCGGCAGTACAAAGCACTGAGGAACCACCTCTTGGAGACCACACCAAAGTCAGAGCACAAGGCTGTCCTTAAGCGGCTGAAGCAGGAGCAGCACCGAAAACTCGCCATCCTGGCAGAGCAGTATGATCACTCAATCAACGAGATGCTTTCCACACAGGCG CTACGTCTGGATGAGACTCAGGAGGCTCAGTGCCAAGGCCTACGAATGCAACTACAGCAGGAGCTGGAGCTTCTCAATGCCTACCAGAGCAAGATCAAGATGCAGACGGATGCCCAGCACGACCGCGAGAGGAAAGATCTGGAGCAGAGGGTGTCACTCCGAAGGGCCCTGCTGGAACAGAAG ATTGAGGAGGAGATGATGTCCCTGCAAAATGAGTGCATGGAGCGAATCAGGAGCCTGCTGGAGCGCCAAGCTAGGGAAGTGGAGGCTTTTGACTCAGAGAGTATGCGCCTTGGTTTCAGCAACATGGTGCTATCGGCTGTCTCTCCAGAGGGGCTCAGCAATAGCTTTCCCGGGGCTCCAGGAAACTGGAGTcaccatcagcagcagcacccaccagggggctctcaaggGCCACACTGGGGCAGTGGTGGCTCAGGTGCAGGGTCAAGCCACCAAGGCAGTCATCACCACTATCACTCCAGTCCTGGAGGAGCACCTATGCAGCAAGGCTGGGGGCAGGGCATGCAGGGAGGTGGGGCTCCGTCACCGTGGGGCCACCCATCAGCTGCAGCACTGATGTCCCGCAGCAGCGGAGGTGTACAGAACAGCCCCCAGGCGATGGGGAGGACACCCTCAGGAGGGCGAAGCGAGCAGAGCATGAGCAGGAGTACCAGTGTCACTTCTCAAATATCCAACGGGTCACATCTCTCCTACACATAA